In Cololabis saira isolate AMF1-May2022 chromosome 1, fColSai1.1, whole genome shotgun sequence, the following proteins share a genomic window:
- the LOC133453844 gene encoding rho GDP-dissociation inhibitor 1-like, which translates to MAEDDLTPEQLAAIAAENEEPEPVNYRPPAQKSVKEIHELDKDDESLRKYKEALLGPGIAAEDPTVPNVQVTRMSLICEAAPNPLVLDLQGDLEAFKKQAFVLKEGVEYKIKISFKVNREIVSGLKYVQETYRKGMKIDKSDYMVGSYGPRAPEYDFLTTVEEAPKGLLARGNYLIKSKFTDDDKHNHLSWEWNLNIKKDWND; encoded by the exons ATGGCTGAGGATGACTTGACCCCGGAGCAGCTAGCAGCCATCGCAGCAGAGAATGAGGAGCCCGAGCCCGTCAACTACAGGCCGCCAGCGCAGAAGTCTGTGAAGGAGATCCACGAGCTGGATAAGGATGACGAAAGCTTACGCAAATATAAAGAAGCTCTGCTGGGTCCTGGCATCGCTGCGGAGG ATCCCACTGTTCCCAATGTCCAGGTGACACGAATGTCTCTGATCTGCGAGGCCGCCCCCAACCCCCTGGTGCTGGACCTGCAAG GAGACCTGGAAGCCTTTAAGAAGCAGGCGTTTGTGCTGAAGGAGGGAGTAGAATACAAGATAAAGATCAGCTTTAAG GTAAACAGGGAGATTGTTTCGGGTCTGAAGTACGTGCAGGAAACGTACAGGAAAGGAATGAAAA TTGACAAGTCGGACTACATGGTGGGCAGCTACGGGCCCCGCGCCCCCGAGTACGACTTCCTGACCACGGTGGAGGAGGCTCCCAAGGGCCTGCTGGCCCGCGGAAATTACCTCATCAAGTCCAAGTTCACCGACGACGACAAGCACAACCACCTGTCCTGGGAGTGGAACCTCAACATCAAGAAGGACTGGAACGATTAA